One Chloroflexota bacterium genomic window, GCCCTGATACGCCAGCAACTGGGCGTTGTTGGGTTCCAGTTGGATGCCGCCGGCGAGGTCCCAGAGCAACGCCGCCAGCGTGTAGATGACGCCCCGCGGGCCGACGAGTACGGACAAAGCAGCAGAACCGATTCCCCGCTGGGCACGACAGCCGCGGCCCAGGGTCTTCGCAGACGATGCGCGCTTGAATGTGATAATCAGGACGCTAATGACGTACATGTGCATGACAACCCGCTCGCCAATTCCCGGGCCTGCGCACGGCGGGGCCCCTGCCGTGGGCTTCTCGCAATGACGGTCAGGCGCAACTCCATTTCGCGCCTTTCATTGGCTGTTGTGCATTTCGGGTTCCGACATCTTTCCGAGCCGCCGGGGCATAGCCTCCAAACCGCCGCTTCTTACCCCTCAGCCACTCCCCGCGCACCGGAAACCGACGTAGTTGTACATCAGCGGCCCTTTGCTGCCGATGCGGCCGGACGCGCGCGCGCTGGCTGCTCCGAAATCGTACGACCCGCCGCGCAGCACACGACTCGAGCCGGAATCCGGCCCCTTCGGGTCTAGCGTCGGCGCGTTCTGATAATAGGTATCACTGTACCGGTCCGCGACCCACTCCCATACATTCCCCGCCATATCCAGCGCACCGTACGGACTGGCGCCTTGCGGATAGCTCCCTATAGTAGTTGTGTCCCCCGCTCCACCATCAATCGAGTTGAGCCTGCTCTTTTCAAACTCATTACCCCATGGATAAACCCGCCCGTCCGTGCCGCGCGCCGCCTTCTCCCATTCCGCTTCCGTCGGCAACCGCTTCCCATCCCATCCGCAGAAGTTCTGCGCGTCGTTCCACGAGACGTAGATCACCGGGTAGTTGCTGTACTGCGCGTTAAGGTAATAGTGTGGGCGTGTGTACGAAAGGAGAGAGACTGGCGCGCTGCATGCCCCTGCCGTCACGCACTTCGCATACTGCGCGTTTGTCACCTCGGTCTTGTCAATCCAGTAGCCGTCCAGCGCCACCCTGTGCTGTGGTTTCTCGTCATTCCAGTTGGTGTTGCTCCCCATCTTGAAGTCGCCTGCCGGTACGTACACCATCGCCCCGCTGCCGAAGACACGCTCTTCGCCCAGGCGCGGCGCAGAGGGCGCCGGCGATGGCGTTGCCGCCGGAACGTAGCCGGGCACTCCCCCACCCGCCGACAGCGCGATCAGCGCGATCAGCACAACAGCGCTGGCGACGGAGGCCCAGATGATGCGATTAGTGCGCGCCCACTTGACCGGCGCAGGTACCGCCTGCCCCTGCAACGCCAATCGCATGTCGCGGGCGCTTTGCCAGCGTTGCCGCGCATCCAACTCCAGCGCCCTCATAATCACCGCCCCAACCCGGGATGACAATGCCGGCCGCAACTGCCGGGGCGGCGCCAGCGACGCGCGCCCCGACGTGCGCAGGGTGGACGCCGGGGGTATCTGGCCGGTCAGCAGCGTATAGAACGTTGCGCCCAGCGCGTAGACGTCGCTGCGCTCGTCGGTGTGCTGGTCATACTGTTCCGGCGGCGTGTAGCCGGGTGTGATCCCGCGCGCGCCCACCATCGTCGCGGTACCTTCAATTTGCAGCTTGGCGATCCCGAAATCGACCAGCACCGCCTTGCCGCCCGGCGTTACTTTGATGTTGCCTGGCTTAATGTCACGATGGATGATGGGCGGTCTCTGGCCGTGCAGATACTCGACCGCGCCGAGCACCTGCATCATCCAGGGCAGAGCGGCAGTTTCCGTCAGTGCGCCGGCGCGCTTGACGGTGGCGTCCAGGTCTTCGCCCTCGATGTAATCCATGACCAGATACTGGCTGTGCGTTTCCACAAAGTGGTCTGATACCCGCGGCAGGTTCGGGTGATTGAGCATCGCCAGCAGGACAGCCTCCGTCTCGAATTGCGCGATCGCATCGGCCGACGACGTGGTGTTCTCCTTGACGGCCACCAGCCGATCACCCAAGCGCGTGTCGCGCGCCAGGTACACGCGGCCCATGCCGCCGTTGCCCAATTCGCGCACGATCTGATAGCGCGCTTGCAGGATGGCGTCTGGAAATAACATTGGGTAACCGTGGTTTTCGCTGTTCGAAACTATCGAAATCGAATGGTGTGCAAGCGATTGCGCAATTCTGCTTCTATGGCGACACAGTGTCTAGCGCGACACCGTCACTTCACCCACATCGACCACGCCACGACAAGGCTAACCAACAATAAAGCCAGGCTCACCCCCGCAACCATGACCACCGCCTGATTGAGCTTGCGCGCATCGGAGGTACTGTGCCAAAGCGCCTGCGCAAACTCGTCGACTGAATCAAAGCGATCGTCCGGGCGCTTGGCCAGGGCGCGCATAATGACGAGTGGCAGGGCGGGCGGTAATCCACGGACCACCAGCGGCGGCGCCGCTTCGCCCACTTGCTGGCGCAGTACAACGGCTATATCATCGCCGCCGAACGGCCGCCATCCGGCCAGCATTTCATATAGCACCGTCGCCAGCGCATACTGATCGCCGCGCCCATCGACAGGCCGTCCGACGATCTGTTCGGGGGGCATGTAGGCCGCCGAGCCAAGCGCAAATGCGCTGCTCGTACTGAAGCGTGTCCCCCGCGCACCGGCAATGCCCAGGTCCGTCAGCAGCGCGCGCCCTCCGGCCCCAAACATGATATTGCTCGGCTTGACGTCGCCATGCAC contains:
- a CDS encoding SUMF1/EgtB/PvdO family nonheme iron enzyme, which encodes MLFPDAILQARYQIVRELGNGGMGRVYLARDTRLGDRLVAVKENTTSSADAIAQFETEAVLLAMLNHPNLPRVSDHFVETHSQYLVMDYIEGEDLDATVKRAGALTETAALPWMMQVLGAVEYLHGQRPPIIHRDIKPGNIKVTPGGKAVLVDFGIAKLQIEGTATMVGARGITPGYTPPEQYDQHTDERSDVYALGATFYTLLTGQIPPASTLRTSGRASLAPPRQLRPALSSRVGAVIMRALELDARQRWQSARDMRLALQGQAVPAPVKWARTNRIIWASVASAVVLIALIALSAGGGVPGYVPAATPSPAPSAPRLGEERVFGSGAMVYVPAGDFKMGSNTNWNDEKPQHRVALDGYWIDKTEVTNAQYAKCVTAGACSAPVSLLSYTRPHYYLNAQYSNYPVIYVSWNDAQNFCGWDGKRLPTEAEWEKAARGTDGRVYPWGNEFEKSRLNSIDGGAGDTTTIGSYPQGASPYGALDMAGNVWEWVADRYSDTYYQNAPTLDPKGPDSGSSRVLRGGSYDFGAASARASGRIGSKGPLMYNYVGFRCAGSG
- a CDS encoding serine/threonine protein kinase, translated to MPTQSVKAFGPYRLHSVIGRTRTATVYKALDEHRRQVAVKILFKDTAANPEYRRRFLQTAQMAAGIRHPGIVPVVDYGELGGHLYLAMPFVRGQSLERTLSKRSRLPWRQRSRLPWPRAVMIVSHVAGALAYLHEQNIVHGDVKPSNIMFGAGGRALLTDLGIAGARGTRFSTSSAFALGSAAYMPPEQIVGRPVDGRGDQYALATVLYEMLAGWRPFGGDDIAVVLRQQVGEAAPPLVVRGLPPALPLVIMRALAKRPDDRFDSVDEFAQALWHSTSDARKLNQAVVMVAGVSLALLLVSLVVAWSMWVK